One region of Corvus hawaiiensis isolate bCorHaw1 chromosome 12, bCorHaw1.pri.cur, whole genome shotgun sequence genomic DNA includes:
- the CDH1 gene encoding cadherin-1 — protein sequence MGRRAGCSVPLCLLLFLLQSGQRLCQRAASCQPGFTAETFALTVPRDSVAAGRALGRVSFVDCGESHHAAFLSDDTRFKVSRDGVVSATRPLQLQRGEITFAVHTWDAVGKKHSAKVILRRRWHQHRHHERMQQDTVPDMLIFPEHGHGLRRQKRDWVIPPINCPENERGPFPKKLVQIKSNKDKEMKVFYSITGQGADTIPVGVFIIERETGWLEVTKPLDREQKDKYLLYSHAVSANGQPVEDPMEIIITVTDQNDNRPVFTQQVFVGYIEENAKPGTSVMTVNATDADDGINVNNGIIGYSILSEEPKGPQQMFTINAEKGIISIIGTGLDRETTPNYTLIIQAADQEGTGLTNTATAIIKVTDVNDNPPVFNPAMYEESVNENEVGVLVARLHVTDQDLPGSPAWHAVYRIQSGDPQGDFEITTDPKTNDGLLKTAKGLDYETQNRYKLVVSVENEVPFTVALNPATATVLVLVKDVNEAPIFIPPVKQVEVMEDVPVGYQVTSYTAQDPDKDQSQKITYRMGSDPAGWLAIDPENGIVTAAQPLDREAAHVINSTYKAIVLAVDNGSPHDATGTGTLLLLLQDVNDNGPVPEPRSFDICNQQPEEQTLNIVDKDLPPNTFPFRAELMHGSGSNWTARVTPPDLVKLSMKKELEPGEYSIFLKLLDGQGKEQITPVRAQVCSCEGPAKNCERRAFISGGMGVPAILGILGGILALLILLLLLLLFARRRKVVKEPLLPPEDDMRDNVYHYDEEGGGEEDQDYDLSQLHRGLDARPEVIRNDVAPPLMAAPQYRPRPANPDEIGNFIDENLKAADTDPTAPPYDSLLVFDYEGSGSEATSLSSLNSSASDGDQDYDYLNDWGGRFRKLAELYGGGEEDD from the exons atggggcggcgggcgggctgCTCGGTTCCGCTCTGcctcctcttgttcctgctcCAG AGCGGGCAGCGGCTGTGCCAGCGGGCAGCGTCGTGCCAGCCCGGCTTCACCGCCGAGACCTTCGCTCTGACGGTGCCGCGGGACAGCGTGGCGGCAGGACGGGCACTGGGACGAG TGAGCTTTGTGGACTGTGGTGAGTCGCACCATGCCGCCTTCCTCTCCGACGACACGCGCTTCAAGGTGAGCAGGGATGGTGTCGTCTCTGCCACCcggcccctgcagctccagcggGGGGAGATCACCTTCGCTGTGCACACCTGGGACGCTGTGGGCAAGAAGCATTCGGCCAAGGTGATCCTGCGCCGGCGGTGGCACCAGCACCGACACCACGAGCGGATGCAGCAG GACACAGTACCCGACATGCTGATTTTCCCGGAGCATGGACATGGCCTCCGGCGGCAGAAGAGGGACTGGGTCATCCCCCCCATCAACTGCCCCGAGAATGAGCGGGGGCCCTTCCCCAAGAAGCTGGTGCAG ATCAAATCCAACAAGGACAAGGAGATGAAGGTTTTCTACAGCATCACGGGGCAGGGAGCAGACACCATCCCCGTGGGTGTCTTCATCATCGAGCGGGAGACAGGGTGGCTGGAGGTGACGAAACCCCTGGACCGGGAGCAGAAGGATAAATATTTG CTCTACTCCCACGCCGTGTCAGCCAACGGGCAGCCCGTGGAGGATCCCATGGAGATCATCATCACCGTCACTGACCAGAACGACAACCGGCCCGTCTTCACCCAGCAAGTCTTTGTTGGCTACATTGAGGAGAATGCAAAGCCAG GCACGTCCGTGATGACCGTGAACGCCACGGATGCAGATGATGGGATCAACGTGAACAACGGCATCATCGGCTACTCCATCCTCAGCGAGGAGCCTAAGGGTCCACAGCAGATGTTCACCATCAACGCCGAGAAGGGCATCATCAGTATCATTGGCACAGGACTGGACCGGGAG ACCACTCCCAACTACACGCTGATCATCCAGGCTGCGGACCAGGAGGGCACTGGCCTGACCAACACCGCCACCGCCATCATCAAAGTCACTGATGTCAATGACAACCCTCCCGTCTTCAACCCTGCCATG TATGAGGAGTCAGTGAACGAGAACGAGGTGGGAGTGCTGGTGGCCCGGCTGCATGTGACGGACCAGGACCTGCCAGGCTCTCCGGCCTGGCATGCCGTCTACCGCATCCAGAGCGGGGACCCGCAGGGTGACTTCGAGATCACCACTGACCCCAAAACCAACGATGGGCTCCTGAAAACTGCCAAG GGCCTGGATTATGAGACCCAGAACCGGTACAAGCTTGTGGTGTCGGTGGAGAACGAGGTCCCCTTCACTGTGGCCCTGAATCCTGCCACGGCCACTGTCCTGGTGCTGGTCAAGGATGTGAATGAAGCCCCCATCTTCATACCCCCAGTCAAGCAGGTGGAGGTGATGGAGGATGTACCGGTGGGATACCAGGTCACCTCCTACACAGCCCAGGACCCCGACAAGGACCAGAGCCAGAAAATCAC gTATCGCATGGGCAGTGATCCCGCGGGGTGGTTGGCCATTGACCCTGAGAACGGCATCGTCACGGCAGCCCAGCCACTGGACCGGGAGGCAGCGCATGTCATCAACAGCACCTACAAGGCCATCGTCCTGGCCGTGGACAATG GATCGCCACACGATGCCACCGGCACGGGGacactgctcctcctgctccaggatgTGAACGACAACGGGCCTGTGCCAGAGCCCCGCAGCTTCGACATCTGCAACCAGCAGCCCGAGGAGCAGACGCTGAACATCGTCGACAAGGACCTGCCCCCCAACACCTTCCCCTTCAGGGCAGAGCTGATGCACGGCTCCGGCAGCAACTGGACTGCCAGGGTGACTCCACCAG ACCTGGTGAAGCTGAGCATGAAGAAGGAGCTGGAGCCGGGCGAGTACAGCATCTTCCTGAAGCTGCTGGACGGGCAGGGCAAGGAGCAGATCACGCCGGTGCGAGCCCAGGTCTGCAGCTGCGAGGGGCCAGCCAAGAACTGCGAGCGGCGAGCGTTCATCTCTGGTGGCATGGGGGTGCCCGCCATCCTGGGCATCCTGGGGGGCATCCTGGCACTGCTCA tcctcctgctgctgctgctgctcttcgcaaggaggaggaaggtggtGAAGGAGCCGCTGCTCCCACCCGAGGATGACATGAGGGACAATGTCTACCACTATGACGAGGAGGGCGGTGGCGAGGAGGACCAG GACTATGACCTGAGCCAGCTGCACCGGGGGCTGGATGCCCGGCCCGAGGTGATCCGCAATGACGTGGCCCCCCCGCTGATGGCGGCCCCTCAGTACCGGCCCCGCCCTGCCAACCCCGACGAGATCGGAAACTTCATCGATGAG AACCTGAAGGCGGCCGACACGGACCCCACGGCCCCCCCCTACGACTCGCTGCTGGTGTTTGACTACGAGGGCAGCGGCTCGGAGGCCACCTCGCTCAGCTCCCTCAACTCCTCCGCCTCCGACGGCGACCAGGACTACGACTACCTCAACGACTGGGGCGGCCGCTTCCGCAAGCTGGCCGAGCTCTACGGCGGCGGCGAGGAGGACGATTAG
- the LOC125331886 gene encoding B-cadherin-like isoform X1, translating to MRGPRSGLCPLSIFILLLLSPLLPAAAPSAAPPCVLPGLRRGPLPALGSSGGCAGPYRTEEPDVGVRDDGGPVRLPGVSRALTIPPRGAGSSRDAAGQPDPAPIPAESRHSPQELPRARAALRRQKRDWVIPPIKVPENERGPFPKKLVQIKSNRDRDTKIFYSITGQGADAPPEGIFTIEKESGWMKVTQPLDREHIDKYHLFSHAVSENGKPVEEPMEIIVTVTDQNDNKPQFTQEVFRGSVPEGALPGTSIMQVTATDADDAVETYNGVIAYSILSQEPREPHPQMFTVNRATGTLSMIASGLDRERVREYTLTVQAADLDGEGLTTTALAIIEIADVNDNAPEFDPKTYEAAVPENVAGREVARLAVTDLDEPGTPAWRAVYSILRGNDGGAFAITTDPATNEGILRTAKGLDYEAKQQFVLHVAVANEVPFVVKLPMATATVTVTVEDVNEAPVFMPLVQLATVSEDVPPGQTLTACMAQDPDKAQGQRIKYLVGHDPAGWLAVHPENGLVTARDHLDRESPFVKNSTYMAVLLAVDDGSPPATGTGTLLLTLLDVNDNGPEAEPRDITVCQRSPQPQLLTVTDRDLPPNTGPFRAELMHGSGDSWAVEVGDTGDTVTLQLVAPLEPDTYSVYLRLLDQPGRAQVTIVTARVCACEGLAQGCPQRPQPVTALPFVLATLGALLALLLILLLLLLFVRRRKVTKEPLLLPEDDTRDNIFYYGEEGGGEEDQNYDLRQLHRGLDARPEVIRNDVAPTLLPAPQYRPRPANPDDIGTFIEENLKAADTDPTAPPYDSLLVFDYEGSGSEATSLSSLNSSASDGDQDYDYLNDWGGRFRKLAELYGGGEEDD from the exons ATGCGGGGGCCGCGCTCCGGGCTCTGCCCGCTCTccatcttcatcctcctcctcctctccccgcTCCTGCCGGCAGCCGCCCcctccgcggccccgccgtgCGTCCTCCCGGGGCTGCGCCGCGGGCCGCTCCCCGCACTAG GGAGCTCCGGAGGCTGCGCGGGGCCGTACAGGACGGAGGAGCCCGATGTCGGGGTGCGGGATGATGGGGGCCCCGTGCGGCTACCGGGGGTGAGCAGGGCGCTCACCATACCCCCCCGAGGTGCTGGTTCCTCCCGGGATGCCGCTGGCCAGCCAGACCCTGCCCCAATTCCCGCAGAGAGCAGGCACTCCCCCCAG gagctgcccagggctcGCGCTGCTCTCAGGAGGCAGAAGAGGGACTGGGTGATCCCCCCCATCAAGGTCCCTGAAAATGAGAGGGGCCCCTTCCCCAAAAAGCTGGTTCAG ATCAAATCCAACCGGGACAGAGACACCAAGATCTTCTACAGCATTACAGGGCAGGGAGCGGATGCCCCCCCCGAGGGCATCTTCACCATTGAGAAGGAGTCAGGCTGGATGAAGGTGACGCAGCCGCTGGACCGTGAGCACATCGACAAATACCAC CTCTTCTCCCACGCTGTGTCTGAGAATGGGAAGCCAGTGGAGGAGCCGATGGAGATCATTGTGACAGTGACAGACCAGAATGACAACAAGCCCCAGTTCACGCAGGAGGTGTTCAGGGGCTCTGTGCCAGAGGGAGCCCTGCCAG GCACCTCCATCATGCAGGTGACAGCCACGGATGCGGATGATGCGGTGGAGACCTACAATGGTGTCATTGCCTACTCCATCCTCAGCCAGGAGCCACGGGAGCCCCATCCCCAAATGTTCACCGTCAACCGGGCCACTGGCACCCTCAGCATGATTGCCAGTGGCCTTGACCGGGAG CGTGTGCGAGAGTACACACTGACTGTGCAGGCAGCTGACCTGGACGGTGAGGGGCTGACCACCACAGCGCTGGCCATCATTGAGATCGCTGATGTCAATGACAATGCCCCCGAGTTTGACCCCAAAACG TACGAGGCGGCCGTGCCAGAGAACGTGGCTGGGCGGGAGGTGGCCCGGCTGGCTGTCACCGACCTGGATGAGCCCGGCACGCCGGCGTGGCGAGCTGTCTACTCCATCCTGCGCGGCAATGACGGGGGTGCCTTTGCCATCACCACCGACCCTGCCACCAATGAGGGCATCCTCCGCACCGCCAAG ggtCTGGACTACGAGGCCAAGCAGCAGTTCGTGCTCCACGTGGCAGTGGCCAATGAGGTCCCCTTTGTCGTGAAGCTGCCGATGGCCACTGCTACGGTGACAGTCACTGTGGAGGATGTCAATGAGGCCCCGGTGTTCATGCCGCTGGTGCAGCTGGCCACGGTGTCAGAGGATGTACCCCCGGGGCAGACCCTCACCGCCTGCATGGCCCAGGACCCTGACAAGGCGCAGGGCCAGAGGATCaa gtACCTGGTGGGGCACGACCCGGCAGGCTGGCTGGCTGTGCACCCTGAGAATGGCCTGGTGACCGCGCGGGACCACCTGGACCGCGAGTCCCCGTTCGTCAAGAACAGCACCTACATGGccgtgctgctggctgtggacGATG GCTCACCGCCAGCCACGGGCACGGGCACGCTGCTCCTCACCCTGCTCGACGTGAACGACAATGGCCCTGAGGCTGAGCCACGGGACATCACTGTCTGCCAgcgcagcccccagccccagctcctcaccGTCACCGACCGGGACCTGCCCCCCAACACCGGCCCCTTCCGTGCTGAGCTCATGCACGGCTCAGGGgacagctgggctgtggaggTGGGGGACACAG GTGACACAGTGACACTGCAGCTGGTGGCACCACTGGAGCCAGACACCTACAGCGTGTACCTGCGGCTGCTGGACCAGCCAGGCAGAGCCCAAGTGACCATTGTCACCGCACGGGTGTGCGCCTGcgaggggctggcacagggctgtcCCCAGAGACCCCAGCCTGTCACTGCCCTGCCCTTTGTTCTCGCCACCCTGGGCgcgctgctggccctgctgc tcatcctgctgctgctgctgctcttcgtgaggaggaggaaggtgacAAAGGagccgctgctgctgcccgaGGATGACACAAGGGACAACATCTTCTACTACGGGGAGGAGGGTGGCGGCGAGGAGGACCAG AATTATGACCTGCGGCAGCTGCACCGGGGGCTGGATGCCCGGCCCGAGGTGATCCGCAATGATGTGGCCCCTaccctcctgccagccccccagtaccggccccgccccgccaaCCCTGATGACATCGGCACCTTCATCGAGGAG AACCTGAAGGCGGCCGACACGGACCCCACGGCCCCCCCCTACGACTCGCTGCTGGTGTTTGACTACGAGGGCAGCGGCTCGGAGGCCACCTCGCTCAGCTCCCTCAATTCCTCCGCCTCCGACGGCGACCAGGACTACGACTACCTCAACGACTGGGGCGGCCGCTTCCGCAAGCTGGCCGAGCTCTATGGCGGCGGCGAGGAGGACGATTAG
- the LOC125331886 gene encoding B-cadherin-like isoform X2 has protein sequence MTTSPSSRRRCSGALCQREPCQVTATDADDAVETYNGVIAYSILSQEPREPHPQMFTVNRATGTLSMIASGLDRERVREYTLTVQAADLDGEGLTTTALAIIEIADVNDNAPEFDPKTYEAAVPENVAGREVARLAVTDLDEPGTPAWRAVYSILRGNDGGAFAITTDPATNEGILRTAKGLDYEAKQQFVLHVAVANEVPFVVKLPMATATVTVTVEDVNEAPVFMPLVQLATVSEDVPPGQTLTACMAQDPDKAQGQRIKYLVGHDPAGWLAVHPENGLVTARDHLDRESPFVKNSTYMAVLLAVDDGSPPATGTGTLLLTLLDVNDNGPEAEPRDITVCQRSPQPQLLTVTDRDLPPNTGPFRAELMHGSGDSWAVEVGDTGDTVTLQLVAPLEPDTYSVYLRLLDQPGRAQVTIVTARVCACEGLAQGCPQRPQPVTALPFVLATLGALLALLLILLLLLLFVRRRKVTKEPLLLPEDDTRDNIFYYGEEGGGEEDQNYDLRQLHRGLDARPEVIRNDVAPTLLPAPQYRPRPANPDDIGTFIEENLKAADTDPTAPPYDSLLVFDYEGSGSEATSLSSLNSSASDGDQDYDYLNDWGGRFRKLAELYGGGEEDD, from the exons ATGACAACAAGCCCCAGTTCACGCAGGAGGTGTTCAGGGGCTCTGTGCCAGAGGGAGCCCTGCCAG GTGACAGCCACGGATGCGGATGATGCGGTGGAGACCTACAATGGTGTCATTGCCTACTCCATCCTCAGCCAGGAGCCACGGGAGCCCCATCCCCAAATGTTCACCGTCAACCGGGCCACTGGCACCCTCAGCATGATTGCCAGTGGCCTTGACCGGGAG CGTGTGCGAGAGTACACACTGACTGTGCAGGCAGCTGACCTGGACGGTGAGGGGCTGACCACCACAGCGCTGGCCATCATTGAGATCGCTGATGTCAATGACAATGCCCCCGAGTTTGACCCCAAAACG TACGAGGCGGCCGTGCCAGAGAACGTGGCTGGGCGGGAGGTGGCCCGGCTGGCTGTCACCGACCTGGATGAGCCCGGCACGCCGGCGTGGCGAGCTGTCTACTCCATCCTGCGCGGCAATGACGGGGGTGCCTTTGCCATCACCACCGACCCTGCCACCAATGAGGGCATCCTCCGCACCGCCAAG ggtCTGGACTACGAGGCCAAGCAGCAGTTCGTGCTCCACGTGGCAGTGGCCAATGAGGTCCCCTTTGTCGTGAAGCTGCCGATGGCCACTGCTACGGTGACAGTCACTGTGGAGGATGTCAATGAGGCCCCGGTGTTCATGCCGCTGGTGCAGCTGGCCACGGTGTCAGAGGATGTACCCCCGGGGCAGACCCTCACCGCCTGCATGGCCCAGGACCCTGACAAGGCGCAGGGCCAGAGGATCaa gtACCTGGTGGGGCACGACCCGGCAGGCTGGCTGGCTGTGCACCCTGAGAATGGCCTGGTGACCGCGCGGGACCACCTGGACCGCGAGTCCCCGTTCGTCAAGAACAGCACCTACATGGccgtgctgctggctgtggacGATG GCTCACCGCCAGCCACGGGCACGGGCACGCTGCTCCTCACCCTGCTCGACGTGAACGACAATGGCCCTGAGGCTGAGCCACGGGACATCACTGTCTGCCAgcgcagcccccagccccagctcctcaccGTCACCGACCGGGACCTGCCCCCCAACACCGGCCCCTTCCGTGCTGAGCTCATGCACGGCTCAGGGgacagctgggctgtggaggTGGGGGACACAG GTGACACAGTGACACTGCAGCTGGTGGCACCACTGGAGCCAGACACCTACAGCGTGTACCTGCGGCTGCTGGACCAGCCAGGCAGAGCCCAAGTGACCATTGTCACCGCACGGGTGTGCGCCTGcgaggggctggcacagggctgtcCCCAGAGACCCCAGCCTGTCACTGCCCTGCCCTTTGTTCTCGCCACCCTGGGCgcgctgctggccctgctgc tcatcctgctgctgctgctgctcttcgtgaggaggaggaaggtgacAAAGGagccgctgctgctgcccgaGGATGACACAAGGGACAACATCTTCTACTACGGGGAGGAGGGTGGCGGCGAGGAGGACCAG AATTATGACCTGCGGCAGCTGCACCGGGGGCTGGATGCCCGGCCCGAGGTGATCCGCAATGATGTGGCCCCTaccctcctgccagccccccagtaccggccccgccccgccaaCCCTGATGACATCGGCACCTTCATCGAGGAG AACCTGAAGGCGGCCGACACGGACCCCACGGCCCCCCCCTACGACTCGCTGCTGGTGTTTGACTACGAGGGCAGCGGCTCGGAGGCCACCTCGCTCAGCTCCCTCAATTCCTCCGCCTCCGACGGCGACCAGGACTACGACTACCTCAACGACTGGGGCGGCCGCTTCCGCAAGCTGGCCGAGCTCTATGGCGGCGGCGAGGAGGACGATTAG
- the LOC125331889 gene encoding cadherin-1-like isoform X1, producing MAPCTFTVLLLLLDMLIFLEHGHGLRRQKRDWVIPPINCPENERGPFPKKLVQIKSTKDKEMKVFYSITGQGADTIPVGVFIIGRETGWLEVTKPLDREQKDKYVLYSHAVSANGQPVEDPMEIIITVTDQNDNRPVFTQTVYHGSVLEGAEPGTSVLRVLATDADDAVSSNNGVVSYSILSQVPEQPQPGMFTIDSSSGLVSVAMLGLVAEAVPEYTLEIQAADLGGVGLQATTTARIMVQADGMSEVGNGTLTTHVLNTAMGLPAAGLVIRLAQLQEPGPQWTELAQRHTDADGRCQPLLAPGQAKAGTYKLHFETAEYWQGLGHTSFYPFVEVVFIITDPAQKLHVPLLISPYSYTTYRGS from the exons ATGGCACCCTGCACCTTCACcgtcctccttctcctgctg GACATGCTGATTTTCCTGGAGCATGGACATGGCCTCCGGCGGCAGAAGAGGGACTGGGTCATCCCCCCCATCAACTGCCCCGAGAATGAGCGGGGGCCCTTCCCCAAGAAGCTGGTGCAG ATCAAATCCACCAAGGACAAGGAGATGAAGGTTTTCTACAGCATCACGGGGCAGGGAGCAGACACCATCCCCGTGGGTGTCTTCATCATCGGGCGGGAGACAGGGTGGCTGGAGGTGACGAAACCCCTGGACCGGGAGCAGAAGGATAAATATGTG CTCTACTCCCACGCCGTGTCAGCCAACGGGCAGCCCGTGGAGGATCCCATGGAGATCATCATCACCGTCACTGACCAGAATGACAACCGGCCTGTCTTCACCCAGACAGTTTACCACGGTTCTGTGCTGGAGGGAGCTGAGCCAG GCACATCGGTGTTGCGGGTGCTGGCCACCGACGCGGACGACGCTGTGAGCTCCAACAATGGCGTTGTGAGCTACTCCATCCTGAGCCAGGTGCcggagcagccccagcctgggatGTTCACCATcgacagcagctctgggctaGTCTCCGTGGccatgctggggctggtggcagaG GCGGTCCCTGAATACACACTGGAGATCCAGGCTGCTGACCTGGGGGGAGTCGGGCTGCAAGCCACCACCACCGCCCGCATCATGGTGCAG GCTGACGGCATGTCTGAGGTGGGAAACGGCACCCTGACCACCCATGTGCTGAACACGGCCATGGGGCTGCCAGCAGCCGGCCTTGTCATCCGCCTGGcccagctgcaggagccagggCCTCAGTGGACGGAGCTGGCACAGAG GCACACGGACGCGGACGGGCGctgccagcccctcctggcACCAGGACAGGCCAAGGCCGGCACCTACAAGCTGCACTTTGAGACAGCTGAGtactggcaggggctggggcacaCCAGCTTCTACCCCTTCGTGGAG GTCGTCTTCATCATCACTGACCCAGCACAGAAGCTCCATGTCCCACTGCTGATCAGCCCCTACTCCTACACAACGTACAGGGGCAGTTAG
- the LOC125331889 gene encoding 5-hydroxyisourate hydrolase-like isoform X2, protein MAFCAVSPATGPWPSGTKASQADGMSEVGNGTLTTHVLNTAMGLPAAGLVIRLAQLQEPGPQWTELAQRHTDADGRCQPLLAPGQAKAGTYKLHFETAEYWQGLGHTSFYPFVEVVFIITDPAQKLHVPLLISPYSYTTYRGS, encoded by the exons ATGGCGTTTTGTGCAGTGTCACCGGCCACAGGTCCCTGGCCGAGCGGGACAAAGGCCAGCCAG GCTGACGGCATGTCTGAGGTGGGAAACGGCACCCTGACCACCCATGTGCTGAACACGGCCATGGGGCTGCCAGCAGCCGGCCTTGTCATCCGCCTGGcccagctgcaggagccagggCCTCAGTGGACGGAGCTGGCACAGAG GCACACGGACGCGGACGGGCGctgccagcccctcctggcACCAGGACAGGCCAAGGCCGGCACCTACAAGCTGCACTTTGAGACAGCTGAGtactggcaggggctggggcacaCCAGCTTCTACCCCTTCGTGGAG GTCGTCTTCATCATCACTGACCCAGCACAGAAGCTCCATGTCCCACTGCTGATCAGCCCCTACTCCTACACAACGTACAGGGGCAGTTAG
- the GAS8 gene encoding dynein regulatory complex subunit 4 codes for MAPKKKAKGKGGKGPAVVDASAPENMSREQLLEHTVHLREELDRERQERNSFQLECNRIQSYWEITRRELEEKKAELQNRDREMEEAEERHQVEIKVYKQKVKHLLHEQQENLTELKAEGVLSLRRAQKDHWDQEQELWKEKRSLNIKLKEQELANEAAITNLCLKHEEEMARLRSNFEMQTKEMEAKYTRKMQALQDEMDLRRKTELHELEERKNTQISELMGNHEGAFGAIKNYYNDITAKNLTLINLLKEQVEDLKKKETVLEKEKAEVLLQNKELTRPLQETQELVAELQKKLVHYYRDKEALMNSKAHLKITQKELKDLQWEHEVLEQRFSKVQAERDELYQKFTRAINEVQQKTGFKNLLLERKLHGLLSLLEQKEVELSEVFAASNLSPSALSLVSHKLEDVLNSKNATIQDLQLQLARVCKAHNDMLQTFEAKLTALGIPLDNLGFQPLSFPVPGQELGQGPAGLVAVPT; via the exons ctgctggagcacacGGTGCATCTCCGGGAGGAGCTGGACCGGGAGCGGCAGGAGCGGAACTCTTTCCAGCTGGAGTGTAACAGGATTCAGAGCTACTGGGAAATCACCCGccgggagctggaggagaagaaagcagagctgcagaaccGGGACCGGGAGatggaggaggcggaggagcgGCACCAAGTGGAGATCAAG GTGTACAAGCAGAAGGTGAAGCACCTGTTGCACGAGCAGCAGGAGAACCTGACGGAGCTGAAGGCAGAGGGTGTGCTGTCCCTGAGGCGGGCCCAGAAGGATCACTGGGACCAAGAGCAGGAGTTGTGGAAAGAGAAGCGCTCCTTGAACATAAAGCTGAAGGAGCAGGAGTTGGCCAATGAGGCAGCCATTACAAACCTTTGCCTG AAACATGAGGAGGAGATGGCCCGGCTACGCAGCAACTTCGAGATGCAGACCAAAG AGATGGAGGCCAAGTACACCAGAAAGATGCAGGCGCTGCAGGATGAGATGGACCTGCGGAGGAAGACGGAGCTCCatgagctggaggagaggaagaacaCCCAGATCAGTGAGCTGATGGGGAACCATGAGGGGGCTTTTGGTGCCATCAAGAACTACTACAACGATATCACCGCCAAAAACCTGACACTCATCAACCTCCTGAAG GAGCAGGTGGAAGACCTGAAGAAGAAGGAGACTGtcttggaaaaggagaaggcagAAGTGCTGCTCCAGAACAAGGAGCTGACAAGGCCGCTGCAGGAGACCCAGGAGCTGGTGGCTGAGCTGCAAAAGAAGTTGGTTCACTATTACAGGGACAAGGAGGCCCTGATG AACTCCAAAGCCCATCTGAAAATCACCCAGAAGGAACTGAAGGACCTTCAGTGGGAAcatgaggtgctggagcagcggTTCAGTAAG GTCCAGGCGGAGCGAGACGAGCTCTATCAGAAGTTCACCAGAGCCATTAACGAGGTGCAGCAAAAAACGGGGTtcaagaacctgcttctggagCGGAAGTTGCATGGACTCCTCAGCCTCCTGGAGCAGAAGGAGGTGGAGCTCAGCGAGGTCTTCGCAGCCTCCAACCTCAGCCCCAGCGCTCTCTCCTTGGTCTCGCACAAGCTGGAG GATGTGCTCAATTCCAAGAATGCCACCATCCAggacctgcagctccagctggccCGAGTCTGCAAG GCACACAACGACATGCTGCAGACCTTCGAGGCAAAGCTGACAGCCCTTGGTATCCCCTTGGACAACCTGGGTTTCCAGCCACTGTCCTTCCCCgtcccagggcaggagctggggcagggcccTGCTGGACTCGTTGCGGTGCCCACCTGA